One part of the Acidobacteriota bacterium genome encodes these proteins:
- a CDS encoding aminopeptidase P family protein produces MTTETRGLAPPSRLADRLDAVRAALAADGLDGLVVSHLPHLYYLLNLRASAGLAIVGTDPGDLTLIVDFRYAEAVDRLQSAGFMPPGLDVVPVPADGTYDGTLASHLRASGSRRRVGIESDHYSVRRWSWLTRALGGSVELVPSADLVERARMVKDTHEIALFRAAGHMLADVVAPATAATRAGRTELEVAREIDAVLQATGFEALAFETIVATGPNGALPHAHPGERRIEEGDLVLLDFGGVHHRYCVDLSRTVAVGTIPDEARRLHDAVAEAQAAAIAAAVPGVRASEVDAAARAALERHDLADAFGHSTGHGLGIEVHELPRIGRRRVSGEGETDDAVLAPGMVFTIEPGVYVPGFGGVRIEDDVLMTEDGPEVLTTPTDLHTTR; encoded by the coding sequence GTGACGACGGAGACGCGAGGGCTGGCGCCGCCATCGCGGCTGGCGGATCGCCTGGATGCAGTGCGTGCGGCACTGGCGGCGGATGGGCTCGACGGGCTGGTCGTCAGCCATCTCCCACATCTCTACTACCTGCTCAACCTGCGGGCGAGTGCCGGGTTGGCAATCGTCGGGACCGACCCCGGCGACCTGACCCTCATCGTTGACTTTCGATACGCGGAGGCCGTGGATCGCCTGCAAAGCGCCGGCTTCATGCCGCCGGGCCTTGACGTCGTTCCCGTTCCGGCCGATGGCACCTACGACGGCACTCTCGCCAGCCACCTCCGCGCCAGCGGAAGCCGACGCCGTGTCGGTATCGAGTCCGACCACTACAGCGTTCGGCGTTGGAGCTGGCTGACGCGCGCGCTCGGCGGGAGTGTGGAATTGGTGCCTTCCGCCGATCTCGTCGAGCGGGCCCGGATGGTAAAGGACACGCACGAGATCGCACTGTTTCGAGCCGCCGGCCACATGCTGGCGGACGTGGTCGCGCCGGCCACGGCGGCAACTCGGGCCGGCCGGACCGAACTGGAAGTGGCCCGCGAAATCGACGCTGTCCTTCAGGCAACGGGCTTCGAAGCACTTGCCTTCGAGACAATCGTCGCCACTGGTCCCAACGGTGCGTTGCCGCATGCGCACCCTGGCGAGCGGCGAATCGAGGAAGGCGACCTGGTGTTGCTCGACTTCGGTGGAGTCCATCACCGGTACTGTGTCGATCTGTCGCGTACGGTGGCGGTCGGGACGATCCCGGACGAGGCGCGGCGCCTGCACGATGCGGTGGCGGAGGCGCAGGCGGCGGCGATTGCGGCGGCCGTCCCGGGGGTGCGCGCCAGCGAGGTCGACGCGGCCGCGAGGGCCGCACTGGAGCGGCACGATCTCGCCGACGCGTTCGGCCACAGCACCGGCCACGGCCTTGGGATCGAGGTGCACGAGCTGCCCCGTATCGGTCGTCGGCGCGTGAGTGGGGAGGGGGAGACAGACGACGCGGTTCTGGCGCCCGGCATGGTCTTCACGATAGAGCCGGGGGTGTATGTCCCCGGCTTCGGCGGCGTCCGCATAGAAGACGATGTCCTGATGACGGAAGATGGGCCGGAAGTGTTGACCACGCCCACCGATCTCCACACGACGAGGTGA
- the thiE gene encoding thiamine phosphate synthase: MSTRRGEVDPAVLPVRLPPLYAIVDAELAARHGRPPPDLAAACFDGGARLVQLRAPGVASGQLEEWCDAIVARAERYEAIVIVNDRADVARACGAAGVHVGQGDLPPAAARAILEPAAIVGLSTHDATQVAEAGSQPVSYLAVGPVYPTGTKATGYAPVGLALVHAAAARQPARPVVAIGGITLDRAPEVIASGAAAVAVISDLFRGDSPEQRVRAYVDQLGDCAPASDFP; the protein is encoded by the coding sequence ATCTCCACACGACGAGGTGAGGTAGACCCCGCCGTGCTCCCGGTGCGCCTGCCGCCGCTCTACGCCATCGTTGACGCCGAACTCGCCGCGCGTCACGGTCGGCCGCCGCCCGATCTGGCCGCCGCCTGTTTCGACGGCGGCGCACGGCTCGTGCAACTCAGGGCGCCAGGTGTCGCGTCGGGGCAGCTGGAGGAGTGGTGCGACGCCATCGTTGCGCGGGCGGAGCGTTATGAGGCCATCGTGATCGTCAACGACCGCGCCGATGTTGCACGCGCCTGCGGTGCGGCGGGAGTGCATGTCGGTCAGGGCGATCTGCCTCCGGCGGCGGCGCGAGCCATCCTGGAGCCGGCCGCGATCGTCGGCTTGTCGACACACGACGCAACGCAAGTCGCCGAGGCCGGGTCGCAGCCGGTCAGCTACCTCGCGGTCGGTCCTGTCTACCCCACCGGGACCAAGGCGACGGGGTATGCACCGGTCGGCTTGGCCCTTGTGCATGCCGCCGCGGCGCGCCAGCCCGCGCGTCCGGTTGTCGCCATTGGTGGGATAACGCTGGACCGCGCACCCGAGGTGATCGCGTCGGGCGCCGCCGCAGTTGCCGTTATCAGCGATCTGTTCCGCGGAGACTCGCCGGAGCAGCGGGTCCGGGCGTACGTCGATCAATTGGGCGATTGCGCCCCGGCGTCCGACTTTCCGTAG
- a CDS encoding alanine:cation symporter family protein — MDALTSLMARAEELLYHPFALPLLLVLVGGVVTVWTGFVQVRRFPFAVRQTLAGVFRPSGEGTGTISSFQALSTALAATVGNGNIAGVATAILIGGPGAVFWMWITAIAGMATKYAEAVLGVHYRVTRETGEMAAGPMYYIVRGIPHAPTARTLAVLFAVFGAATALFGTGNMVQSNAIARTFVEAARSTAGIDPPLWIPGIVVTVIVGLILLGGIRRIAAVAERLVPSMIVVYIAAALLYIVLNANQIPTIFLQIVTGAFTPLAAVGGVAGASVAQVVAAGISRGVLSNEAGLGSGPIAHGIAKVRHPCEQGVVSIFEVFTDTIVVCSMTAFVIISSGLWTDPGYQGASADLTAAAFGTTIPYAQLLVAVCSFLFGLSTLLGWAYYGEKCIEFLIGSRVITPYRAIFTAFVLIGSVAEVRLAFAIGTLFNGFMAFPNLIGVLFLVGTVRRLTREFFYGKSDAGAQSPN; from the coding sequence ATGGATGCCCTGACGAGCTTGATGGCGCGGGCGGAAGAACTCCTCTACCACCCGTTCGCGCTGCCGTTGCTGCTCGTCCTGGTCGGTGGTGTCGTAACCGTTTGGACCGGTTTCGTGCAGGTTCGCCGCTTCCCCTTCGCGGTGAGGCAGACCCTTGCCGGCGTATTCCGCCCGTCGGGCGAGGGCACGGGCACGATCAGTTCGTTCCAGGCGCTCTCCACCGCGTTGGCCGCCACCGTCGGCAACGGCAACATCGCCGGGGTTGCCACCGCGATCCTGATCGGCGGTCCGGGCGCCGTCTTCTGGATGTGGATCACCGCCATCGCAGGCATGGCAACGAAGTACGCGGAGGCGGTTCTCGGTGTTCATTACCGTGTCACCCGCGAGACGGGCGAAATGGCCGCCGGCCCGATGTACTACATCGTCCGCGGGATTCCCCACGCTCCGACAGCCCGGACGCTTGCGGTGCTGTTCGCCGTCTTCGGCGCGGCGACGGCGCTGTTCGGCACCGGCAACATGGTGCAATCGAACGCGATCGCCCGTACGTTCGTCGAGGCGGCGCGCAGCACGGCCGGGATCGATCCACCGCTCTGGATACCCGGCATTGTGGTCACCGTGATTGTCGGACTGATCCTGCTGGGTGGCATTCGGCGAATCGCCGCGGTGGCCGAACGGCTCGTGCCGTCCATGATCGTGGTCTATATCGCCGCCGCGCTCCTGTACATCGTGCTGAACGCGAATCAGATACCGACGATCTTCCTGCAGATCGTGACCGGCGCGTTCACTCCGCTTGCCGCAGTGGGAGGCGTCGCCGGCGCGTCAGTCGCGCAAGTGGTGGCGGCAGGCATCAGCCGCGGCGTCCTCTCGAACGAGGCGGGTCTGGGCAGCGGGCCGATCGCGCACGGCATTGCGAAAGTAAGGCACCCGTGCGAGCAAGGCGTGGTCAGCATCTTCGAGGTGTTCACGGACACGATTGTCGTCTGCTCGATGACCGCCTTCGTGATCATCTCGTCGGGCCTCTGGACGGACCCGGGATACCAGGGCGCGAGTGCCGATCTGACCGCCGCCGCGTTCGGAACGACCATCCCGTACGCGCAGTTGCTCGTCGCCGTCTGCTCGTTCCTGTTCGGTTTGTCGACCCTGCTCGGGTGGGCGTACTACGGCGAAAAGTGCATCGAGTTCCTGATTGGCTCGCGCGTGATCACGCCCTATCGGGCCATCTTCACGGCCTTTGTCCTGATCGGCTCGGTCGCGGAAGTCCGCCTCGCCTTCGCCATCGGCACGCTCTTCAACGGCTTCATGGCGTTTCCCAATCTGATCGGCGTGTTGTTCCTCGTTGGGACGGTCCGCCGCCTGACCCGGGAGTTCTTCTACGGAAAGTCGGACGCCGGGGCGCAATCGCCCAATTGA
- a CDS encoding sodium-dependent transporter, whose translation MTAGGGRGAWGSRTGFILAAAGSAVGLGNIWGFPTQVGQGGGAVFVLIYLACVLLICIPIQVAEIAMGRRTQQSPVGSFAALAPGRAWWLVGGLGVLAGAGILSFYSVIAGWAVAYMWFAATGALPSSAEQVGSFFGEFTANGLVAIILAVVVVGTTAGVLLGGVRAGIERVTKALMPALLVLLVLLAIRAVTLPGAAEGIAYYLQPDFSEIANFGIVNAALGQAFFSLSLGMGCMITYGSYLRRQDGIATSAMWIAMLDTGIALLAGFIIFPTGFSIAGFDPAASGPGLIFAVLPGLFATMPGGQLFGAAFFLLLSVAALTSTISLLEVPVAHCVDAWGWTRRRAVGSVTLIVAAFAIPCALSGGAVAFLTNLPGLGTDFLTLMVTVWNEFALPIGGLLTAIFVGWVWRVDGALEELRADGAWFPAPRVWAALLRWVCPAAIASIIIGTFVSMF comes from the coding sequence ATGACTGCAGGTGGCGGTCGCGGCGCCTGGGGCTCGCGCACCGGGTTCATCCTGGCGGCGGCCGGTTCCGCCGTCGGCCTCGGCAACATCTGGGGCTTTCCGACCCAGGTGGGACAGGGAGGCGGCGCCGTGTTCGTCCTCATCTATCTCGCCTGCGTTCTGCTGATCTGCATTCCGATCCAGGTGGCCGAGATCGCGATGGGCCGGCGGACGCAGCAGAGCCCGGTCGGGTCCTTCGCGGCTCTCGCGCCGGGACGCGCGTGGTGGCTGGTGGGAGGGCTGGGCGTCCTGGCCGGCGCCGGCATTCTCTCTTTCTATTCCGTGATCGCAGGCTGGGCAGTCGCCTACATGTGGTTCGCCGCGACCGGCGCGCTACCCTCCAGTGCGGAGCAAGTCGGCAGCTTCTTCGGTGAGTTCACGGCCAATGGACTGGTAGCCATCATCCTCGCCGTCGTCGTGGTCGGGACGACCGCCGGCGTCCTGCTGGGCGGCGTCCGCGCCGGCATAGAGCGAGTTACGAAGGCGTTGATGCCGGCGTTGCTCGTCCTGCTCGTCCTGCTGGCCATTCGCGCCGTCACGCTCCCGGGAGCCGCCGAAGGAATCGCCTACTACCTGCAGCCCGACTTCTCGGAGATCGCGAACTTCGGAATTGTCAACGCGGCGCTCGGGCAGGCGTTCTTCTCGCTCAGCCTCGGCATGGGCTGCATGATCACGTATGGCAGCTACCTGCGTAGGCAGGACGGGATCGCGACGTCCGCCATGTGGATCGCGATGCTCGACACCGGCATCGCCCTGCTCGCCGGGTTCATCATCTTCCCGACCGGCTTCTCGATTGCCGGCTTCGACCCGGCGGCAAGCGGACCGGGATTGATCTTTGCCGTCCTGCCCGGGCTGTTCGCCACAATGCCAGGGGGACAACTGTTCGGAGCGGCCTTCTTCCTGCTGCTGAGCGTCGCGGCTCTCACGTCCACCATCTCGTTGCTCGAGGTGCCGGTGGCGCACTGCGTCGACGCCTGGGGCTGGACCCGGCGGCGCGCGGTCGGTTCGGTGACGCTGATCGTGGCCGCGTTCGCGATCCCCTGCGCCCTCTCCGGGGGAGCGGTCGCGTTCCTGACGAACCTGCCCGGCCTCGGCACCGATTTCCTGACCCTCATGGTGACCGTCTGGAACGAGTTCGCGTTGCCGATCGGTGGCCTGCTGACGGCGATCTTCGTCGGCTGGGTCTGGCGCGTGGACGGTGCGCTGGAGGAACTGCGTGCGGATGGCGCCTGGTTCCCGGCTCCAAGGGTCTGGGCCGCCCTCCTCCGGTGGGTATGCCCCGCTGCGATCGCGTCCATCATCATCGGCACCTTCGTTTCGATGTTCTGA
- a CDS encoding bifunctional 5,10-methylenetetrahydrofolate dehydrogenase/5,10-methenyltetrahydrofolate cyclohydrolase has translation MSSEESASTSTSAASAAAGTARRLDGTAVAEAIRGSLRSRIDAVRDATGRPPTLGIVLAGDDPGSAIYVRGKVSASEALGMATDLRTLPASASFDEALAIVEEFNRDDAIDGILVQSPLPSGMGDDAEQRIFDAIDPAKDADGFHPANVGRLVQRRPTWAPCTPSGIIELLDRHGIEIAGRRAVVIGRSDIVGKPIAMLLLHRHATVTICHSRTVDLPRVASEADILVAAIGRPAFITADFVQPGATVVDVGTNALTDREQVVTIFGEASRKVRAFDRRGQVLSGDVHPEVASVAGALTPVPGGVGPLTIAMLMSNTVRAAEARLGFP, from the coding sequence ATGTCGTCCGAAGAATCTGCTTCCACGTCGACCTCAGCCGCATCCGCTGCGGCAGGAACCGCGAGAAGGCTGGACGGGACCGCCGTCGCGGAGGCGATTCGCGGATCGCTTCGGTCAAGGATCGATGCGGTACGCGACGCGACGGGCCGCCCGCCCACCCTGGGCATCGTGTTGGCGGGAGACGATCCCGGTTCCGCAATCTACGTCCGCGGCAAGGTCTCGGCGAGCGAGGCGCTCGGCATGGCAACCGATCTGCGGACGCTGCCCGCCTCCGCATCATTCGACGAGGCGCTTGCCATCGTCGAAGAGTTCAACCGTGACGACGCGATCGACGGGATCCTCGTGCAGTCGCCGCTTCCGTCGGGCATGGGAGACGACGCCGAGCAGCGGATCTTCGATGCGATCGACCCGGCCAAGGATGCCGACGGGTTCCATCCGGCGAACGTGGGTCGTCTGGTGCAACGGCGGCCGACCTGGGCGCCTTGTACGCCGTCGGGCATCATTGAGCTTCTCGACCGGCACGGCATCGAGATCGCCGGGCGCCGCGCCGTCGTCATCGGCCGGAGCGACATCGTCGGCAAGCCGATCGCGATGCTGTTGCTGCACCGGCACGCAACGGTCACGATCTGTCATTCGCGCACGGTGGACCTGCCGCGCGTGGCCTCCGAGGCGGACATCCTGGTTGCCGCCATTGGTCGTCCCGCCTTCATCACGGCGGATTTCGTCCAGCCCGGCGCCACGGTGGTCGACGTCGGCACGAACGCGCTGACCGATCGTGAACAGGTCGTCACGATTTTCGGCGAGGCGAGCAGGAAGGTGCGGGCGTTCGACCGCCGCGGCCAGGTGCTGTCCGGCGACGTTCACCCGGAGGTGGCGAGCGTCGCCGGCGCCCTTACCCCGGTTCCCGGCGGCGTCGGTCCGCTGACGATCGCGATGCTGATGTCGAACACCGTCCGCGCCGCCGAGGCGCGACTCGGCTTTCCGTAG
- a CDS encoding dephospho-CoA kinase — translation MLRVALTGGIATGKSYVVRQLQAHEVPTVDADELARAVVEPGQPAHVAIRRRFGDGIVQSDGRLDRERLGALVFRDAAARADLEAIVHPPVRRAIDDWFSAHAAANTSPPFAVADIPLLFETGRDAEFDRVVVVACAPSTQIARIMARDGFSEAEARRRLAAQLPITDKVTRTSLLINTDGSFEETARQVDELCRALA, via the coding sequence ATGCTGCGCGTGGCACTGACCGGCGGAATCGCCACCGGCAAGTCGTACGTCGTCCGCCAGCTGCAAGCGCACGAAGTTCCGACTGTCGACGCAGACGAGCTGGCGCGCGCGGTCGTGGAACCGGGTCAGCCGGCGCACGTAGCGATCCGCCGTCGGTTCGGCGACGGCATCGTCCAGTCCGACGGCAGACTTGATCGGGAACGTCTCGGCGCCCTCGTCTTCCGGGACGCGGCGGCGCGGGCAGACCTCGAGGCGATAGTCCACCCCCCGGTGCGCCGAGCGATCGACGACTGGTTCAGCGCCCACGCGGCGGCGAACACCTCCCCGCCATTCGCCGTCGCCGACATCCCCCTGTTGTTCGAGACCGGACGGGACGCCGAGTTCGACCGGGTGGTCGTCGTCGCCTGCGCACCGTCAACTCAGATCGCGCGCATCATGGCGCGCGACGGTTTCTCTGAGGCTGAGGCGCGGCGGCGGCTGGCGGCGCAGTTGCCGATCACCGACAAGGTGACTCGCACCTCCCTGTTGATCAACACGGACGGCTCGTTCGAGGAAACCGCGCGGCAGGTGGACGAACTCTGTCGCGCCCTCGCCTGA
- a CDS encoding tetratricopeptide repeat protein, with amino-acid sequence MTDTLLLLAPIAALLIGLAAGKAWERYKLQDGRWIDRRKIRESPHYILGLNFLVSNQIDLAIEELTRAMGLDSTALEINLILGNLYRERGQVSKAIQLHQRLLQRPKLTEMEQAYVLLCLGLDYKRGGFIDRAFEAFSEVTRLDPGNQYALLNLEKIHEEQQQWQEAHAIRQRITNIAPDVEKPRDQAILAFLENELGLQAMRQGSPEQAVRHFETALELDPRTVPASLNLGDVHLQQGQTTEAIARWEQISRTAPERSYLAFDRLEKAYAGASSHGRFIEFCRRLIDANPQDWRARMTLGQHLAAQGDARHALEFFFDSLVHNPHALAVHLAIWRSLMKLDFDQALVNRYLSLTHESVFYLDPHICMRCHYRSTELLWQCPQCHEWNTFVEERIAPAEDAEETEDAEAPEEAPA; translated from the coding sequence ATGACCGACACCCTGCTGCTGCTCGCACCGATTGCGGCGCTTCTCATCGGCCTTGCCGCCGGCAAGGCATGGGAGCGGTACAAGCTGCAGGACGGCCGCTGGATCGACCGGCGCAAGATCCGTGAGTCGCCTCACTACATCCTCGGTTTGAATTTCCTCGTGTCGAACCAGATTGACCTGGCGATCGAGGAGTTGACCCGCGCCATGGGGCTGGATTCGACGGCGCTGGAAATCAACCTGATCCTGGGCAACCTGTACCGCGAGCGCGGCCAGGTGAGCAAGGCAATCCAGTTGCATCAGCGCCTGCTGCAACGCCCCAAGCTCACCGAAATGGAACAGGCCTATGTACTGCTCTGTCTCGGACTCGACTACAAGCGGGGCGGCTTCATCGACCGCGCCTTCGAGGCATTCTCGGAAGTTACCCGGCTCGATCCGGGCAACCAGTACGCGTTGCTGAATCTGGAGAAGATCCACGAAGAACAGCAGCAGTGGCAGGAAGCGCACGCTATCCGCCAGCGGATTACCAACATCGCTCCCGACGTGGAGAAGCCGCGCGATCAGGCGATCCTCGCGTTCCTCGAGAACGAACTGGGGCTCCAGGCGATGCGCCAGGGCTCACCCGAACAGGCGGTCCGGCACTTCGAGACGGCGCTCGAACTCGACCCGAGAACCGTACCGGCGTCGCTCAATCTGGGCGACGTTCACTTGCAGCAGGGACAAACCACCGAGGCGATCGCACGTTGGGAGCAAATCAGCCGGACCGCGCCGGAACGCTCGTACCTGGCGTTCGACCGGCTGGAAAAGGCATACGCCGGGGCGAGCAGCCATGGCCGGTTCATCGAGTTCTGCCGCCGGTTGATAGACGCGAACCCCCAGGACTGGCGCGCTCGAATGACTCTCGGCCAGCATCTGGCGGCTCAAGGCGACGCGCGGCACGCACTGGAGTTCTTCTTCGACTCGCTCGTTCACAATCCCCATGCGCTCGCCGTGCATCTGGCGATCTGGCGATCGCTCATGAAGCTGGACTTCGATCAGGCACTTGTCAACCGGTACCTGTCGCTGACGCACGAGTCGGTTTTCTATCTCGATCCCCACATCTGCATGCGATGTCACTACCGCAGCACGGAACTGCTCTGGCAATGCCCGCAGTGCCACGAGTGGAACACCTTCGTGGAGGAACGGATCGCGCCGGCGGAGGACGCGGAGGAAACCGAGGACGCGGAGGCGCCAGAGGAGGCGCCGGCCTGA
- a CDS encoding KpsF/GutQ family sugar-phosphate isomerase: MSARDLSAIATAVDLARRVMRIEAEAVAAIADRLDERFDAAVDLLASGSGRVIVTGMGKSGIIARKLAATLSSTGTAAYFIHPAEAVHGDLGAIHPTDVVIALSQSGETPELIRLIEMIRRLDARLIALTGSVESALGEAADVALDCSVSAEACPLNLAPTASTTAALALGDALAMALLVRKGFREEDFAHLHPGGQLGKRLLRVDQLMHSGGEVPVVTPDASFDDVVETITDGGFGMTCVADADGRLAGIVTDGDLRRHLPTRRRSAPPPGEQRARDIMSAEPLTIDPSTLAVEALLLMERRRITSLPVVDAGRRVAGLIHLHDLWRTELF, translated from the coding sequence ATGAGCGCCCGTGACCTGTCGGCGATTGCGACCGCGGTCGACCTGGCCCGGCGCGTGATGCGCATCGAGGCGGAGGCGGTCGCGGCGATCGCCGATCGACTGGACGAGCGTTTCGACGCTGCGGTCGACCTGTTGGCGTCGGGTTCGGGCCGCGTGATCGTGACGGGCATGGGCAAGTCGGGAATTATTGCGCGCAAGCTTGCCGCCACCCTCTCGAGCACAGGCACCGCGGCGTACTTCATCCACCCCGCCGAAGCCGTGCACGGTGACCTGGGTGCGATCCATCCGACTGACGTCGTCATCGCGCTGTCCCAGAGCGGCGAAACGCCGGAGCTCATTCGCCTGATCGAGATGATCCGCCGACTCGACGCGAGGCTCATCGCGCTGACCGGCTCCGTCGAGAGCGCGCTGGGAGAGGCAGCCGACGTGGCCCTTGACTGCAGCGTCTCCGCCGAGGCGTGTCCCCTGAACCTGGCGCCGACCGCGAGCACCACCGCCGCGCTCGCGCTCGGCGACGCGCTGGCGATGGCGCTGCTTGTCCGGAAGGGGTTTCGAGAGGAGGACTTCGCTCATCTCCATCCGGGCGGACAGCTCGGCAAGCGGCTGCTGCGCGTCGATCAACTGATGCACTCGGGCGGAGAGGTCCCGGTCGTTACTCCCGACGCGTCGTTCGACGACGTCGTCGAGACGATCACCGACGGCGGCTTCGGAATGACCTGCGTAGCGGACGCCGACGGCCGGCTGGCGGGAATCGTCACCGACGGCGACCTGCGCCGTCACCTGCCGACGCGCCGCCGGTCAGCGCCGCCGCCTGGCGAGCAACGCGCGCGAGACATCATGTCGGCCGAGCCGCTGACAATCGATCCCTCAACGCTCGCCGTCGAGGCCCTGCTCCTGATGGAACGGCGTCGAATCACGTCGCTTCCGGTGGTCGACGCGGGGCGGCGCGTTGCCGGCCTGATCCACCTGCATGACCTCTGGCGGACGGAACTCTTCTGA
- the kdsA gene encoding 3-deoxy-8-phosphooctulonate synthase, translated as MGGVRTVAAGGVAFGDGASLPLIAGPCVIESGEHAAAMAAALRDITNRCRVPFVFKASYDKANRTSIRSFRGPGLAEGLRILSAIKADLGIPVLTDIHEPAQAAPVAEVADIVQIPALLARQTDLIVAAAATGRTVNLKKGQFMAPLDMRHAVAKATAAGHDQVIITERGTLFGYRDLVVDVRSFPQLRSLGYPVVFDVTHSVQMPGGGDGASTGRPEFIEPLAAAGVAAGIDALFLEVHDDPARARSDGANALPLHRLEPLLQRLVTISEASHRRLAATGAGESR; from the coding sequence ATGGGGGGCGTGCGAACGGTTGCTGCCGGCGGCGTAGCGTTCGGCGACGGCGCGTCACTGCCGCTCATCGCGGGCCCCTGCGTAATCGAGAGTGGCGAGCATGCCGCGGCGATGGCAGCAGCTCTCCGCGACATCACGAACCGGTGCCGCGTGCCGTTCGTCTTCAAGGCATCCTACGACAAGGCGAACCGGACATCGATCAGGTCATTCCGCGGGCCGGGCCTGGCCGAGGGGCTGCGGATTCTCTCGGCGATCAAAGCCGACCTGGGCATTCCCGTCCTGACCGACATCCACGAACCGGCCCAGGCGGCGCCCGTCGCGGAGGTGGCCGACATCGTGCAGATCCCGGCTCTCCTTGCGCGCCAGACGGATCTCATCGTGGCCGCCGCCGCCACCGGACGAACCGTCAATCTCAAGAAAGGTCAGTTCATGGCGCCGCTCGATATGCGGCACGCGGTCGCGAAGGCGACGGCTGCCGGACACGATCAGGTCATCATCACCGAGCGCGGCACGCTGTTCGGCTACCGCGACCTGGTGGTCGACGTCCGGTCGTTTCCCCAGCTTCGCTCTCTCGGCTACCCGGTCGTATTCGACGTCACCCACAGTGTGCAGATGCCCGGCGGCGGCGACGGCGCGAGCACGGGTCGCCCGGAGTTCATCGAGCCGCTGGCGGCGGCGGGGGTCGCGGCAGGCATCGACGCCTTGTTCCTTGAAGTGCATGACGATCCGGCGCGCGCCCGGAGCGACGGAGCGAACGCTCTGCCCCTGCATCGCCTCGAACCCCTGCTGCAGAGACTCGTGACAATCTCCGAGGCTTCGCATCGACGGCTCGCCGCGACCGGGGCCGGGGAAAGCCGATGA